The Diorhabda sublineata isolate icDioSubl1.1 chromosome 6, icDioSubl1.1, whole genome shotgun sequence genome includes a window with the following:
- the LOC130445050 gene encoding zinc finger protein 62 homolog has translation MERIDSKRKICRLCLSETIVYYSLLDEDKAIYLEALTSIKIDEDEPFSTNACVQCCLSLKYAFQIQQNILEVDRKLRTVDELELEEESAETAQEEIKSVEDNTEEEPKHTLDHDYEGHSINIFVDDEENYVEYEQVKIEPYSEENSLDEVTVQSASDELTTEQNFVIPELNRVGYNKVPCKICGLEVVEKELLQHTQFHYFSTVKCDECNLSCDNIHSYRKHLAEEHKDYPSNKSWSCKNCNTSFLYKPLYIIHFKSAHPPKAPEEQEPGTYQCFYCKKKFYSERRRDTHAATHKKKQCDICSVYITPSNFPAHRRSHFEDEVECPICSRKYKNTISLKGHIHYTHSTRSYLCEFCDKSFKKSYALLLHIKREHTGERSHVCDLCGKSFLTFYNLSKHKKMTHQKLRPFKCNYCHKKFSSKFAVRTHERQHTLDAPFQCDICGQSFRQKVSLKGHRKSIHNIEEPLTCACEVCGKKFSNKFAVMSHMRLH, from the exons atggAACGAATTGATTCAAAACGTAAAATATGTCGGTTATGTTTATCGGAAACTATTGTGTATTATTCATTACTTGATGAAGATAAAGCGATTTACTTGGAAGCTCTTACTTCAATAAAG atagaTGAAGATGAACCATTCTCGACAAATGCTTGCGTCCAATGTTGCCTTAGTTTGAAATATGCAttccaaattcaacaaaacatTCTGGAAGTAGATAGAAAGCTGCGTACAGTTGATGAATTAGAATTAGAAGAGGAATCTGCAGAAACAGCCCAGGAAGAAATTAAAAGTGTTGAAGATAATACCGAAGAAGAACCAAAACATACTCTTGACCATGATTATGAAG GTCATTCCATCAACATATTTGTGGATGATGAGGAAAATTATGTTGAATATGAGCAGGTAAAAATTGAACCCTATTCAGAGGAAAACTCTTTAGATGAAGTTACAGTACAATCAGCATCAGATGAGTTGACTACAGAACAAAATTTCGTTATCCCAGAACTTAACCGTGTCGGTTACAATAAAGTACCTTGTAAAATATGTGGCTTAGAAGTTGTAGAAAAAGAATTATTGCAACATACCCAATTCCATTATTTCTCTACTGTGAAATGTGATGAATGCAATTTGTCTTGTGATAATATACATTCATATAGAAAACATCTTGCTGAAGAACACAAAGACTATCCTTCTAATAAAAGCTGGAGCTGCAAAAATTGTAAcacttcttttttatataaaccattatATATCATTCATTTTAAAAG CGCTCATCCACCTAAAGCACCCGAAGAACAAGAACCTGGTActtatcaatgtttttattgcAAGAAAAAATTCTATAGCGAAAGGCGACGGGACACTCATGCTGCTACTcataagaaaaaacaatgcgACATTTGTAGTGTTTACATTACTCCTTCCAACTTTCCTGCCCACAGAAGATCTCATTTTGAAGATGAAGTAGAATGTCCGATATGTAGTAGAAAATACAAGAATACAATATCACTGAAAGGTCACATCCATTATACTCATTCTACAAGAAGTTATTTATGTGAATTTTGCGATAAATCATTCAAGAAATCTTATGCTTTGTTGTTGCATATTAAGAGAGAGCATACTG gagAGAGATCTCATGTTTGCGACTTGTGCGGAAAAAGTTTTCTAACGTTCTACAATCTTAGTAAACATAAGAAGATGACCCACCAAAAATTGAGACCTTTCAAATGTAATTATTGCCATAAGAAATTTTCCTCTAAATTTGCTGTCCGGACTCATGAGCGTCAACACACTCTCGATGCGCCATTTCAATGCGACATATGCGGTCAAAGTTTTCGTCAGAAGGTATCACTCAAAGGACACCGAAAATCAATTCACAATATCGAAGAACCCCTTACGTGCGCTTGTGAAGTATGCggtaaaaaatttagtaataagtTTGCCGTTATGAGTCATATGAGATTGCATtga
- the LOC130445051 gene encoding FK506-binding protein 59, translated as MAVPIDISPNKDSGVLKEVIQEGTGDEYPPPGCKVSVHYTGTLTDGTKFDSSRDRNEPFTFDLGKGNVIKAWDIGVATMKKGERSILTCAPEYAYGANGSPPTIPPNATLKFDVEVLNWKCEDLSPNMDGTIERVQISPGEGYSTPNEGAQVELHIVGKYENRIFDERDVTFTVGEGSEANIISGIDIGIQKFKKNETSRLIIKPKYAFGQEGSKEYNIPPNATVDYTVTLKKFEKLKETWSMDGQEKIEQSKMCKEKGTYYFKAGKYDLAIKLYKRIQSYLENETDTDAKEERDALLLASHLNVALCQLKLKEYFDARSAATSALKIDPNNEKALFRRGQALLQLGEPELANKDFTRCLEIDPNNTAAKNQLTICSNAIKAILQKEKRIYANMFDKFAKMDTQREEFEKKKQPNVLSSVGEWGQEDRDREPSEFEKENPDILLLNKTGEFKDM; from the exons ATGGCTGTACCAATTGATATATCTCCGAATAAAGATAGTGGAGTCTTAAAGGAAGTTATTCAGGAAGGTACAGGAGATGAATATCCACCTCCGGGATGTAAAGTATCTGTACATTATACGGGTACTTTGACTGATGGTACCAAATTTGATTCTAGTAGAGACAGAAATGAACCATTTACATTCGATTTAGGAAAAG GTAATGTCATTAAAGCTTGGGATATTGGAGTTGCAACTATGAAAAAAGGGGAAAGGTCTATTTTAACATGTGCACCAGAATATGCATATGGGGCTAATGGAAGTCCACCAACCATACCCCCAAATGCCACGCTTAAGTTTGAT GTTGAAGTATTAAATTGGAAATGCGAGGATTTAAGCCCTAATATGGATGGTACTATTGAGAGGGTTCAAATAAGTCCTGGTGAGGGGTATTCAACACCCAATGAAGGTGCTCAAGTTGAAT tacATATTGTTGGAAAGtatgaaaatagaatatttgatGAGAGAGATGTGACATTTACAGTAGGTGAAGGTTCTGAAGCAAACATAATCTCAGGAATTGACATAGGTATCCAGAagtttaagaaaaatgaaacttCTAGATTAATTATTAAACCAAAATATGCATTTGGCCAGGAAGGATCCAAA gAATATAACATTCCTCCAAATGCTACAGTAGATTACACagttactttaaaaaaatttgaaaaattgaaagaaacttGGTCCATGGACGgtcaagaaaaaattgaacaatcaAAAATGTGCAAGGAAAAAGGAACATATTATTTCAAAGCTGGAAAATACGATTTGGCAATTAAACTTTACAAAAGAATTCAATCCTATCTGGAGAACGAGACCg ATACTGATGCAAAAGAAGAAAGAGACGCTCTTCTATTAGCTTCCCATTTGAACGTAGCTCTGTGTCAATTAAAGCTGAAGGAATACTTCGACGCTCGATCTGCCGCTACTTCCGCTTTAAAAATAGACCCCAATAATGAAAAAGCCCTTTTCAGACGTGGACAAGCTTTACTGCAATTGGGAGAACCTGAATTAGCAAACAAAGACTTTACCAG ATGTTTAGAAATAGATCCGAATAATACAGCTGCAAAGAACCAACTAACTATTTGTTCAAATGCAATAAAGGCAATATTACAAAAAGAAAAGAGGATTTACGCTAATATGTTTGATAAGTTTGCCAAAATGGATACACAG agagaagaatttgaaaaaaagaaacagCCTAATGTACTAAGCTCCGTTGGTGAATGGGGTCAAGAAGACAGAGACAGAGAGCCAAGTGAATTTGAGAAAGAAAATCCCGACATTTTGTTGCTTAATAAGACTGGAGAATTCAAAGATATGTAA
- the LOC130445052 gene encoding serine/threonine-protein phosphatase PP1-beta catalytic subunit produces the protein MAEPELNVDSLIQRLLEVRGMRPGKSVHMTESEVRGLCLKSREIFLQQPILLELEAPLKICGDIHGQYTDLLRLFEYGGFPPEANYLFLGDYVDRGKQSLETICLLLAYKIKYPENFFLLRGNHECASINRIYGFYDECKRRFNIKLWKTFTDCFNCLPISAIIDEKIFCCHGGLSPDLQGMEQIRRIMRPTDVPDTGLLCDLLWSDPDKDVQGWGENDRGVSFTFGADVVSKFLNRHDLDLICRAHQVVEDGYEFFAKRQLVTLFSAPNYCGEFDNAGGMMSVDETLMCSFQILKPSEKKAKYQYQGINSGRPSTPQRNPPPNKKK, from the exons ATGGCAGAGCCCGAATTAAATGTAGACAGTTTAATACAAAGGTTATTAGAAG TAAGGGGAATGCGCCCGGGAAAATCGGTGCATATGACTGAATCAGAAGTACGTGGTTTATGCTTGAAATCTCGAGAAATATTCTTGCAGCAACCCATTTTGCTCGAACTAGAAGCGCCGCTAAAGATTTGTGGAGATATCCACGGTCAATATACAGATTTATTGCGACTCTTTGAATACGGCGGATTTCCACCTGAAGCCAACTATCTATTTCTCGGGGATTATGTCGATCGCGGAAAGCAGTCCTTGGAAACCATTTGCTTGCTGCTCGCCTACAAGATTAAATATCCAGAGAATTTCTTTTTGCTCAGGGGCAACCATGAATGTGCATCTATCAACAGGATTTATGGGTTCTATGATGAAT GTAAAAGAAgattcaacataaaattatggaaaactTTTACCGATTGTTTCAATTGCTTGCCCATATCAGCTATTATTGACGAAAAGATATTTTGCTGCCATGGGGGATTAAGTCCTGACTTGCAAGGAATGGAACAGATCAGAAGAATAATGAGACCTACAGATGTACCTGACACag GACTTTTATGCGATCTTCTATGGTCCGATCCGGATAAGGACGTCCAAGGTTGGGGCGAAAACGATCGAGGTGTTTCGTTTACTTTTGGCGCTGACGTAGTAAGCAAATTCCTGAACAGACACGATTTAGATCTGATTTGTCGAGCCCATCAAGTCGTCGAAGACGGTTATGAATTTTTCGCCAAAAGGCAACTAGTCACATTATTTTCAGCTCCCAATTATTGCGGCGAATTCGATAATGCAGGAGGAATGATGAGTGTCGATGAGACTCTTATGTGTTCGTTCCAA attCTCAAACCATCTGAGAAAAAAGCTAAATACCAGTACCAAGGAATAAATTCCGGCCGTCCGTCGACACCTCAACGAAATCCCCCACCAAATAAGAAGAAGTAG
- the LOC130445206 gene encoding 39S ribosomal protein L23, mitochondrial yields MSTRWYPLYQKGGPQLRVFLPNFWMKLVRPPHAQPSNVVVFSCSMEMTKYDIKNYMEKIYNVKCADVRTRIHMPKTRREPTQGYVIKDDDIKYAYITLMKGEEFQFPDLFENIENKEHEDHEKALKQAKEGYQEFLNKNKDRQNMPGWFTV; encoded by the exons ATGTCTACTCGTTG gTATCCTTTGTATCAGAAAGGAGGGCCTCAATTACGagtttttttaccaaatttctGGATGAAACTTGTGAGGCCTCCGCATGCCCAACCTTCTAATGTTGTAGTATTTTCATGTTCAATGGAAATGactaaatatgatattaaaaactatatggaaaaaatttacaaCGTAAAGTGTGCAGATGTACGAACTAGAATTCATATGCCGAAAACGCGAAGAGAACCTACTCAAGGATATGTTATTAAGGATGATGATATTAAATATGCATATATAACATTG atgaaaGGTGAAGAATTCCAATTTccagatttatttgaaaatattgaaaacaaggAACATGAAGATCATGAGAAAGCTTTGAAGCAAGCCAAAGAAGGTtatcaagaatttttaaataaaaacaaagatagACAAAATATGCCCGGATGGTTTACTGTATAG